The Plasmodium sp. gorilla clade G2 genome assembly, chromosome: 3 region tgaattatatgtaGATGATGAAGCATATGAAGAAACGTTAGAAAgccttctttttctttctttttcttttcctttttcttcCTCATTTTGAAAAGAcatagaaaaattataaaatataaaatgactTTCATCTAATTTACTATATTcacttataatattaaatatggaaaattTTTTAGAAATAACATTTACCTTCTTATTATTCAAATTTAAAATACTATAAAATGTATTCTCTTTATCTTCGTCTCTTATTAAAAGTAAATCATTAAACATATACGAATGAAAACTTTGTTTACtcatatttcttttcaatGTCTTAGGAATTTTTAATGAATCAATTTGTATAACAAAATTACATTtacttaaataaatatttaaatttaataaaaataatccaatattttttatccaACCAAATGTATTAATAACTATAGGAAAACAAAATTTCCCactctttttcttcttattctttttttcttctttcttttttaaatatacaaaatataaataataatataaatattctaagcatttaataaaataattcacattttcatttatagaACAGCTtccaaaaaatattttttttatacatttatatttacttttatcaacataaaaaaaattataattatttataggacacttaattttatatatagataaaaaaccACTTAATCCTATAATTGGTTGACCTACATCAATATCAATTAATATAACacctttataataatttaataaattattgataaaatttataaCGAAAAAACTTTTTCCTTTCCCTTTATCACCTATAATTGATATACTAAATGTATTCCATAAACTAAATATTGAATCATCTTTCTTaacattatcattttcttttgtttcaACAAAATTATGATTCTCATCTATTTCATATTTGCATTCTTCAACAGATgatatttcaaaaatattttctttacctttatttattttaaaattattccaCCATTTATCCTTATCTAATTTAGAGCTTTCATTTTGAACACCCAAAATTTCCACTTTATcttcattcatatatttttttgtatcatTACTTAAATTAGTTCGAGTTTCACAATTTCCAGGATCACACATTCTAACAACACCATCTTTATCAATATGATAATTAACATCTTTTGAAATTGATTCATTTATAGGCTTCTCACTTTTTTTGTCCACATTattcaataaataataattattcaagTTTTTATCAACATCTTCtacttttttaataatatctggtatcttatatgtttttttattggatatatataatagaaacTCTTTTAAGATATAAGAAAATTGATAGGTATCAATATATAgtgtattattttgtttgaaatttgataaatttaattttgtaGGACcgctattattattatataaataatataaaaagtctTTCTTCTTTTCAAAAGCAATTATAATAggatatttttcaaaatataaactTAATTTCATagtatttatcatataacaACTAGAATAACTAGCTACATCTTCTTTATCacaatgtataatatattcataaaaatccTTTCTTTTGAAATTATCCTCAGGTAATAAATTTAatccaaataaataattctttaaaaCAGTTTGAGCACATTCATATATACAATCGTTATCTTTTAGTCGAACatcaaaatttatattttttaaattatctttatttgatgtaatattaaaagtattcatattatcattattgtttAAAATAACAACATTGTTATGATTACTATGGATAATGCTATtacttaatatattattattattatcaacatttttaatattatcaccatttttattattatcattatttttattagtaTCATTACTATTCTTTCTTATAAGTCCAAAAATACTCAAAGCACCacttgatttttttttgccCTCATCAACATTTATCAAACCCAcatcatcatatataaattttttatccttatactttatattattaacatttaaAGCTATCAATTTAAATAAGGGATAAAAATGTGGTATTAATACGTTTCTATATTCATAAGAaggttttattatttctccattaaatttaattaacCCTTTTATAACTCGAAAACGAAAACTACctcttaataaaatatattcatcataatttaaacctaacaaatatattttctttttcaaacataaattatctatattcttcgtgtgtatatatatatcatcattatcatcatcaccATCGTCATCCttatcaatattaatattttctcttTTCTCTGGTATTTTCTTAATAGTGTCATATGacttaattaaattatattcaaaattatGTAGATAATTGTTATCATAACAAGAATCGTACATTCtgtataatatgaaaataaaaattaaaacgcaaaaatatgaaaaaagggaaatattataatgtacatatggtaaataattattatattaattaaattgaaatgtcattatattttgaataatgTAAACTgtatatttcatattcaaAGAAATATTCTCAAATATTGTTCAtatctaaaatatatatatatatatatattatagcaTATTATTGtatgtttataaatatgtaccagtaaaaaattaaaatattatttatattatacaaatattaataaattcataaaaaaactaaatatatatcagatatttatacatatatatatagatagataatatttatcatatatatataatataaactcttcataattaaaaaatgtaacatttttttctccacaattcataatatttatagaaatatgtgtattttttatcgtattctttttatatatatattttcataacgTTAGCATTATATCTACAAGCATATTTACaacaaatattttacaataatatttataaggaatatttcatatttctttgatggaataaataaatagataaataaaaatatatatatatatatttaacatataaaaatttttctttatataaattataacaacatgaataaacaatttttatgaattatatttttataattccaTAATGTACaattgaaataaataatgaaaatatatatatatataaatatatacatataaataaataagataATAGTTAAAAGAACGTTTgatcttatatattttaattttttcaaaaatatgatatttttgaaatattattcacatatatataatataatataacataagatattataatacatcaaaaagatatatacTAAAATTaactataaaatatattttataaatttttaatattatataaaatacaaaaataatataaataagattataaatatgtttatatatatatgatatatttcttttatattctacatattatatatatatatatatatatatagataccattttcatatgtttaaatatatatttgtacttATATTTcacattaatattaaaagtatgtcataaatttttttttttctgagtttcctattattattttagaaAAGTATACAAATTGACGTTTTTGAAATTCTAAAAATTcggaaaatataaacattatatctttattttctacatttttatgtaatcatttttaaaaagaataaaaaaacaaaaaaagaaagaaagaaaaaaaaaaaaaaaacggtTCAAaacatatgtaaaaaaaaattattttaagtTTATCATTTGAATAGATTTTATAATACGTATCATCaccaaaagaaaaaaattataataaataaataatgcaaaatataaagatataaaacaaattattataaatattatgtataatataatatatatatatataataatattttttctgtaaatatataaatgcgataatatattcctttttttttttttttttttttttttttttttttttttctttattttttattttattttattttatttttttttttgatgcaCACACCTGAACgagttaataatatatattacatatataaaatatattacattgtatatatatatatatatatatatatatatcttttattattatttttttttttctaattttttaaatataattattaaataccACACAAACCTGTAGActtgaatttttatttttctttcatttttttttttttttttctgttaatatacatgtatatatattaatattacattttatattctttcagaaataataataaaaaaaaaaataataataaatagtaacatgaaaaaaaaataaattcattaTAAAATTCATGTACagcatttttatattatcttcttttttacacatatatataatatataaattgttttaattttatgtatgtttggtaaaatatatttttcttatttttttttttttttcatcattttttcaattttctCCAACCATTTTCTCACATATATgaaaattgtatatattatacatacatacatatatatatatataaatatatttttttttttttttttactgtGATTTAAAAATGGGAACAATTTAATGTTTATTAAAGTTGAAActtgaaatattattatgttcaaatatcttatttattatttatttttattttttaaattgaaaaatataacaacCCAATAAATAACCACCAAggataatatatgaataaagaaatatattatgtatatatatataatatatcaaagttgcctttttttttttttttttttttttttatgttaattttttatggAATATAACTTATGTTAATTTGTTTCGTATAAATTATATCTAGGAaaataatgtaataatattttatatatgtaaaatgtatatacatatatataattataatgaatagAAAAGTACTCacacatatatgtaaatatttatttattctttcatATATCATTGTATACTCTTTTTTTACCCTTGTCCATTATATTCcttaattttatttgattttttcaGGTGGGGAAAAATTGTTAGTAGTGTCTCCAATGCTCTAGATTTCAATCAAGCAACCCTTAGTGGCTGTATagatattatttgtatcgaatcagaaatagaaaataaattaaaaaatgacaaGATAGAAGTTATATACAAATCTACTCCTTTTCATGTACGTTTCGGGAAAACGAAATTATTACGATCgaaagaaaaaattgtaAGCATTTTAGTAAATGGGAAAAGCACTAATTTACATATGAAATTAGGAAGTGCAGGAGAAGCATATTTTGTTGAAAAAACATATGAAGATGTTGAAGAAGATCTAGAAACTTCCCCTTTGTCCTCCCCACgtaatgaatattattatttttatgatgacCATCATATTGATAGCTGTAGTATTGATGATTCACTTAATAATTTCAAAAGTGATGAAGATGACTCAGATAAAGTTTTTCTTCTAAATACTGCtcaagaaagaaaaaaatcaaCAGATAAACATGCAAAAAcagaaagaaataaaagtaaGAAACATAAAGATTCCAAAGaagaacataaaaaaaataattcattcataaaaaaagaaagactAACCGAAGAAAATGCtcatgataaaaaaaatcatgGAATTGATCAACAtagtgatgatgatgatgaagatgaagacGACGATGATATTATTGATCGTAATATCAAACAATTTAATCTTACTGATAAAAGAAGAGAAGAATTTGAcgatcaaaatataaattctgAATGGTCTTGGTCATGGGGAAGATTACCACATTTAAAAACACATGATGCCGTTTCagacaataataattctatCAATTCTtctgttaataaaaaaaaacataaaaataaaattaaaacaaaaacatattataaaaaaagcgAATCAGTTAATGAACATGCTACCAATAAAGATGATCCAATATATATTCCCAAAAGAAATCTTAGTGAATCACATGTTAGAAAaacaggaaaaaaaaaaaaattaatcaaAGACAGAAGTTATGATGCACACAATaatgggaaaaaaaaaagcgtACATAATAATACCAACATGTCacacaaagaaaaaaaaaaagaaaatacacATCATTCTTCAAAAGAAACTAATGCAAATAAAACACATCCAAATAATCATGATCAAATTAAAGAAACTTTAAAAAAGGATAGAAAATTTAGTGACCCTACAGGTCTTAGTCAAGTTAAACCATGTaatgaacaaaaaagaaaaactatTGCATATATAAgtaatcaaaaaataaaaaatgaaggtAACAATAATCTATCAATAAAAGATCAAGATGGACAAGCAATCAAAGAATCTAATACAAATatgaacataaaaattaataaactaaaagaaaaagaaactCAAATAGAAAAGAAAGAAGCGAATGGAGATAGAAAAGGAAGTATATTAgaaaatatgttaaaaaatagTAATCATATTAGAAAACAttctaaaaatattaataaatatgctGATAATAGAAGACTATCCGATAATAAGCTCATAGATGTAGAAAGTAAAGTTAAAGAAGTTGAAAATGAAATAGACAAAGagaaagaaaaggaaaaagaaaaagcaaAGGAAAAGGTTAAAGAAATTATGATAGAAAAAGTacgagaaaaagaaaaagaaagagagaaattaaaagaactggaaaaagaaaaagaaaagttaTATAAGAAAGAAAGTATTAAATCTAATGAAAAGGATTATACCAAAGATAATACAAAAGAGGATACAAAGGATAATAGGAAAGATAATACAAAGGATCATACAAATGATCAAACAAAAGATATCACAAAAGATATCACAAAAGATATTACAAAAGATATTACAAATGATATTacaaaagataatataaatgaacataacaaaaaacaattaaaaaaaggaatagaTAAAAAACATAGCTCATCATTAGACAATTATACACATAAAGAAATAGATTCAAATGacgataataataataataataacctAAATCAATCGAAAGGAGATCAAGACGCTATTTTTGATGATGATATTCAAAATAGAATAGAATGTAGCCTGTGTGGTCatcttttattaaatcaaaatattgataacgaacaaaatgattataatatagaaatacaTAACAAGAATATTTTTGAAGCTAATATTGTTACTTATGATCAAATAGATAAAAATTCTAATTTATGGTATCATCCATCACTTGTATTTAGatttgataaaaaagatCCTTATTATCCCTCCAGAGTTGCTTTACCTTTATTAGCATCTTGGGTTGTATTCAATCAACCCTTATCTATTTTGGCTGTGGAAAAATTACTAAATTCATCCTTAACCCTTTCTGAGGTAAAGGATAAAAGCTGGAGAAATTGGTTTGGTGTCTCAAGTGCAgaatatgataatacaacaaataataaaagtacaAATAAAGAtacaaaaacaaataatcaaatagaagataaaaaaaaaaaaaaagaacaaggtgataaaaataatgttttaGAAAGAAAAGATTCCAAGGATTCTAAAAGTAAAAGGGATACATTACATTCATTACATAATCAAAGTGAATTAAGTAAAAGAAGTAGTGTTAGACGTAGTCAAGATAGAATTAGAGTAAGATATCGTAAATCATTAAGACCAACATCTGAACAATTACAgtcattaaatttaaaagaagGTGCTAATACAATTACATTTCTAGTTACATCCTCTTTACAAGGTACCAAAAGTATAACAGGAAATATTTActtatggaaaaaaaatgCAAAAATTGTTATATCAGATGTAGATGGTACTATAACTAGATCAACAGTATTAGGACATATTATGCCTATTGTAGGTAAAGATTGGTCACATGTAGGTGTTTCTCAACTATTCaacaaaattaataaaaatggatatcatattttatatctaaCAGCTAGAGCTATAGGACAAGCAGATTCAACTAGAGAATATTTATTCagactaaaaaaaaatgataataataaattaccaGATGGCCCTTTAATATTAAGCCCAGACAGACTTTTTCCTTCATTCAAAAGAGAAGTTATTGATAAAAAACcttacatttttaaaatagcAGCATTAAGGGATATAAGAAATCTATTCCCCCTCAATCACAATCCATTCTATGCAGCTTTTGGAAATACCGAAAgtgtaagaaaaaaatataaaattagtcatcatatatatatatatatatatatatattgtgtatatattttattatatatatatatatatatatatatatatatttatttatttatataggaTCATAGAGCTTATATATCAGTTGGAGTACCAGAGGCAAAAGTTTTCATTATTGATAATAGAGGAATTGTCCACCACGTTAATTCGACATATGCTAAAACgtaagataaaataaaaaataaataatattaaaacctaaataaataatacctTATGTGCTtaattattctatatatatatatatagatatagatatatatagatatttccatttcattaatatatatgtatgagttcctttatttctatatcatttttaaatatttatttcttgttTTTTAGTTATGAAACTATGAGTGAAATAACAGAACATATGTTTCCttgtattaaaaatgataaaaagagAGAGGATGATGAtcaagtaaaaaaaaaaaaaaataaaaaataaaatatatatatatatatatatacatatttttattatttaataattttttcccccctaattaattatataaaacatgatatatacatgtataaaTGATTCTTACCTGTTcctataatataaatattttatttccaaATATACTAAAATGTAGTGACACACATGTAAATTGCTGTTGTCATTTTGatctttttatatgataatatatattaaaatataaatttgtgTTTAATCATTGTTTCACTTTATCCAACTGAATTAAAATTTAACTTTCAAAAcagccaaaaaaaaatttttttttttttttttcaaaaccaaaaatatgtatatatatatttatatcatttatgtttatttataatacttaattttcttatattatgtTCATATGTTGACAGtttcataaaattaaaaagaaaaaagttcaataatattaatatataaatttattatatattcttcaaaattatttaagtatatgctttatataaatatatattcctgTGTGTATgttctttattataaatatatataagtattacAAATGTATgtagaaatatatagacaataaatatttaatttttttttttttttttttttccttttcagTATAATTCATTTCAATATTGGAAAATCAATAGCTTATCCTTTTATGAAAAGTACATGAATGTTAGCGACAGTAGCTAACTTAAATAATTcacttattttattattatattgttttaactgagttttaatttaaaatatttttttcttttttctttttttttttttttttttttgttgttttcAAAAAAGTAtgcatttttaatttttaaatatatatatatatttatttatatttatgtgtacattttgatatattataacaaaaagtagtattttaaatttatgatataaaaaataattgtttttaatatataaatatgtttttgTTCATTCTTATTTCATATTGTTAacttctttttaaaaaaaaattaatagaaaTACAACTAATATCTTTTTAAAAGTATAATATTAGTATTTGTTATAAATGCATTTTGGAAGatctacataaaaaaaaattaacatatatatgtatatatatatatatatatatatatatatatatatatttcttttttttttttttttttttttttttaatatttcaatttgtttttattagaTAAATATTGTTGTAAtaactaaaaaaataataaagtacACAAACGAATATataagattaaaaaaaaaataataataaaaaatatatatatatatatatagatatatatagacACGTATATATCCTTGTATATACATCATATATacatcattttatatatgcacAATGGctcatttaaaaataaataaacaaatatgtacgtatacatatatatatacacattattATCAATCAATTATAAGTTCATCTAATCTCCAATCTTCATAACTTCCATTAGGCAAATATCTTCTTAAAATAAATGGAAtggatttattatataattctttttcagCTATAACTAAAGgatcattatttaaataattatcatattcatttttactaTTTATCATATCATTTGATGTTTCTATAGGTATGGTTAAGGGTGCATTCAAACTTATTTGTAAAGCTCTAGTACCTATAATTCTAGCCTTCTCATATTTAGTTAAATATGGACTAGTTATTCtaatattatcttcattagCCTCGGAATTCTCATAATCTGATTTATTGTCTTTCTTTATTTGATGGTCTGTTATTATATCAatatcattttcataattttcacCGTCATCACTATCAATACCTTGACCAAATTCATCTCCCATAAAATCATCATcctcatttaaataattatcattaaaGCCATCcactaaaaaaaaagaaaaaaataaatgaatgatATGAAATAATTATCCTACAaggatgtatatatatatatatatattaagcaataaaataaaaaacataaacatatattcataattcatttatacataaacatacatatatataatatcacgtcattatgtttttatatatttatatttgttttctttctattttttttttttttttttctattataattatattattacttttgtTTCTATATAAGatgacaatatatataaatatacaaaatattataaataaataataatattattataatatatggaaaaaatatttaactcataaaaaaaatttttaaacataaaaCAACGTAtgaaattcatatatattttatttttccttctttttatatcatatatataattatttatatatatgtttttatttatttatataatattcattttattatttcctttttcaaAAActcaataaaataatataaaaaattaggaGGTTAAATCagtataaaattaattaaagtAAAACAACTTATATAAAggattaatatttttatatatttatatatttatttatttatatactatattttttttttttcccttatgaaataaatataataaaattatacttggtatttatttattatatatattgatatcatttttttatacctatacaatacataatatatacaaattatataatatataatataatttataatatatatttttatgcgtatatatttatataatataatattattttaattccataaaaatatatattatcatctacGCGTATAAcaacattataaaaatatatatttatatgtaattatacatatatttttttttattttatattttgacgtaatatttataaaaatattaagtttaaataatatattatatatatatatatatatatatatatatatatatatagaagtCCCTttaaatttcatttttttaaatatatgtcaaaataatatatatatatttttttaattttaaaagaataaaaaaagaaagttcATATGGAAATGCTAtatagaataataatattacatatatttaagttATTCATTCATTGTGtattaagaatatatttcttttatattttcattttttgatCTACATcctaaaagaaaatattaattttttacgGTCATTTTTTtcgtaaatttttttttgcacgtaaaaaagtataatataaaaaaaaaatcatataaaatatatatcttatgtAGTAgtaagatttttttttttttttacattatgTATGTAAGAATTGTACCCCGTTAATCCTTATAAATGCTGAATTTCTTttactttctttttttttttttttcttttcatttttcttgTAGACCCGCAAGAACTTATAAATACGTCCGTTAAGTTATCTTTGTATTAAAATCAAGTGCATATAATTTAAGTTCATATGGAATATTGTATTTcccttttattattataacacatatttatggtccattttttttttatttttaattatactgAATAAGACCTTTTTATATGgcttatataaattataagacaatttgaaataatataataatttctttatacatttaaaattatgggtatgtaattattattgagtcctttaattatttttttttttttccatttaaaaaaaaataaaaattaaatataaaaataaagaaaataatgcatatataatatattatatatatatatatatatatatatattgtaaccCTTTAACTTAATggatatttttcttttttttttcccccttTTTTGTATGTTCACAAAATAGGACAAATAGTTACgtaattttaaaaagagGAGAAAATACTCATATCGATTTTAaacttatataatataaaaaattatacataagtaaatgtaaaaagaataaaacattttatatacttTGTCCTGTTAATAAGTTTTGGAATAAGATATAActttaaaattttaacatatcatttgataaacatatacatatatatatatatatatatatatatatatatatatatatatatataatataatatataaaaaatataaatatacatgtatTTATGCGTCTGtgcaaatatatacaatatatatatatatatatatatatatatatataatatttatacaaatacatatttacatatatatttctttaatgggttaatatatataatatttaatatatatatatatatatcctggACGAaggaaattaaataatatttatgtggagaataaaaatattaaaaataaaaaaattctaaATTTTAACTAAGATTTATGtgaaatatgttttatatatatatatatattttttattttttttattttttgttaatatattaatagtatattaatttttaataatatttaaaattgtaTTTAGTTGTTAAACagtaaacatatatatatatatatatatatatatatatatgtttatccttatttatgtacatatttcTCATTATATAgcatttgttattttatatatacatatacatttacatttttatatattttcatttttttcatgtaACTTACGtctattttaatttatacgaaaaaggaagaagaaatatataaaaaacaaaaaaaaaaaaagatacatattaaaaatatatgtatatatttctgtCAAGTacacataatatttatatatgtaacctGTTTATCCCCCCCCTTTTAAAACCTGATTTGATTTGATttgatttaattttatttttatctatttCCTTAAAAATGAATGACAGTGAAAGCCTAGACAGCGAAGTACTAGAAAAAcaatatgaaataataaaatacgcGAAATATCAAGATTTTATAAGACtacaaatattaatacaacCATATCTTTTAAACAATGACATAGAAATGTTGAATTCTATAAACATCTTACACTGGGCATGTTATTGTGGTTTCACGGAACTAGTAAAGAAATTGATAAGTTTTAATTGTGatatagaaaaagaagatTTAGTAAATAATGATACTCCTATTTATTATGCTATTAAAAATAGTAATTACGaaatagtattattattaataaaatgttttggtatatctattttatttcataagaATAGAAGAAGAATGAGTCCATTCTTAACAGCTATTTGTGAATTTAATGAAGATAAAATTTTAGAAgctttacatatattagaattattatatatgaatggTGTTAGTCTAGAAGAACAAAATGAACATGGACAAACTGCCTTATTTTTAagtgttaaaaaaaataatataagtacTTTACAATGGCTATTAACAAAAGACGTAAATATTAATCATAGAGACTTCTATGGAAATACTGTATTACATATAGCTGTACGTCATTGtgatattgatatattaagATTATTATGTGATTATGGATGTTTAAATATGGTTTATTATTC contains the following coding sequences:
- a CDS encoding HAD superfamily protein, putative; the protein is MWGKIVSSVSNALDFNQATLSGCIDIICIESEIENKLKNDKIEVIYKSTPFHVRFGKTKLLRSKEKIVSILVNGKSTNLHMKLGSAGEAYFVEKTYEDVEEDLETSPLSSPRNEYYYFYDDHHIDSCSIDDSLNNFKSDEDDSDKVFLLNTAQERKKSTDKHAKTERNKSKKHKDSKEEHKKNNSFIKKERLTEENAHDKKNHGIDQHSDDDDEDEDDDDIIDRNIKQFNLTDKRREEFDDQNINSEWSWSWGRLPHLKTHDAVSDNNNSINSSVNKKKHKNKIKTKTYYKKSESVNEHATNKDDPIYIPKRNLSESHVRKTGKKKKLIKDRSYDAHNNGKKKSVHNNTNMSHKEKKKENTHHSSKETNANKTHPNNHDQIKETLKKDRKFSDPTGLSQVKPCNEQKRKTIAYISNQKIKNEGNNNLSIKDQDGQAIKESNTNMNIKINKLKEKETQIEKKEANGDRKGSILENMLKNSNHIRKHSKNINKYADNRRLSDNKLIDVESKVKEVENEIDKEKEKEKEKAKEKVKEIMIEKVREKEKEREKLKELEKEKEKLYKKESIKSNEKDYTKDNTKEDTKDNRKDNTKDHTNDQTKDITKDITKDITKDITNDITKDNINEHNKKQLKKGIDKKHSSSLDNYTHKEIDSNDDNNNNNNLNQSKGDQDAIFDDDIQNRIECSLCGHLLLNQNIDNEQNDYNIEIHNKNIFEANIVTYDQIDKNSNLWYHPSLVFRFDKKDPYYPSRVALPLLASWVVFNQPLSILAVEKLLNSSLTLSEVKDKSWRNWFGVSSAEYDNTTNNKSTNKDTKTNNQIEDKKKKKEQGDKNNVLERKDSKDSKSKRDTLHSLHNQSELSKRSSVRRSQDRIRVRYRKSLRPTSEQLQSLNLKEGANTITFLVTSSLQGTKSITGNIYLWKKNAKIVISDVDGTITRSTVLGHIMPIVGKDWSHVGVSQLFNKINKNGYHILYLTARAIGQADSTREYLFRLKKNDNNKLPDGPLILSPDRLFPSFKREVIDKKPYIFKIAALRDIRNLFPLNHNPFYAAFGNTESDHRAYISVGVPEAKVFIIDNRGIVHHVNSTYAKTYETMSEITEHMFPCIKNDKKREDDDQYNSFQYWKINSLSFYEKYMNVSDSS
- a CDS encoding DNA-directed RNA polymerase subunit I, putative, giving the protein MDGFNDNYLNEDDDFMGDEFGQGIDSDDGENYENDIDIITDHQIKKDNKSDYENSEANEDNIRITSPYLTKYEKARIIGTRALQISLNAPLTIPIETSNDMINSKNEYDNYLNNDPLVIAEKELYNKSIPFILRRYLPNGSYEDWRLDELIID